GTCTTGCATTCCCCCATTGTGGCGCGCCCGGCTGCCTGCTGCGTGGGCCCGCTGCCTGCTGCGTGCGCTCGCGCCCGCTCCCTGCCGTTAGGTCAAGGCGGCTATCCGGCGGATCTGCTCGGGCCCGACCCGGCAGCAGCCGCCCACCAGTCGCGCCCCGGCGGCTATCCAGTCGTGCACCTGCGCGTCCGAGAAGCCCGGGTCTCCCAGCCAGGCGCGATTCTTGGCGTCCCAGCGCTCGCCGCTGTTCGGGTAGACCACCAGCCGTTTGGCCGTCACCGAGCGGGCCGCGTCGATCGCCGCAGCCACGTCGTCAGGGTCGGCGCAGTTGATCCCCACCGCCACGACCTCGTCGACCGCGTCCGCTAGGGCGTAGGCCTCGGCGAGCGATTCACCGGAGCGAAGCACGCCGCGCGCGGCCGTGACCGCCAGCCAGCCCGGGTGTCGCGTGTCGTGCAACTCGGCGAGCACCGCCTCGACCTCGGTGAGGCACGGGATCGTCTCGATCGCCAGCGCGTCGGCGCCGCTGTCGGCCAGCACTCGCATGCGCGGCCGATGCCAGGCGCGCAGCTCGTCGACGGTGAGCCCGTAGTCGCCGCGGTACTCCGACCCGTCGGCGCGCATTGCGCCATATGGGCCGACGGATGCCGCCACCCACCGGTCGCCGTCGGGCCGGGCGTCGAGCGCGAGTTGCACGCTCAGCCGCAGCAGCCGCTCGGCGTCGGCGCCCCCGATGCCGCGCCGGGCGAGGCCTTCGAAGCTGACTTGGTACGACGACGAGATCGCCACCTGGGCGCCCGCGGCGAAGAACTGCTCGTGGGCGCGGCGGATCGCATCCGGATTCTCCACGAGAAGACGTGCCGACCAGAGGTCGCTGGACAGGTCATGGCCCTCGGATTCCAGCAACGTGCCCAGACCACCGTCGAGGACGACGGGGCCTTGAGCGAGCGCGTCGACGAGCGAGGTCATCCATCCAGTGTGCGCGATTCGGTGGCCGTGAGAGGGGGATTGCGTCACGATTCGACTCGTAAGGCGGCCTCCCACTCCCTATGGGGCCGGCCTACTGGCCGGCCTAGTGCTCGCGCAGTTCGTAGCCGCGGTCAGGATGCCAGCTCTCGATCAACAGCTTGTCGCCGGTCGGGGCCACCCGAGTGTGCACCACCTCTCGGATGTCGAGCGTGAAGTACGCGGCATCCGGAATCGCACCCTCCGTCGGAGGATCGCACGGCACCACCACTCCCGACATCTTCGCCTCGCCCACCCACTCGGTGGGCTCGGCGGGCGGCTCCAGGGTGGGGCTGTGCACGGCGAACCGCGGATCGCGGGTGAGGTCGTGCCATTTGGCTCCGAGCATCATGTCGAGATGTGCCTCGGTGTCGGAGAAGCTGAGCTCGGTGCCGCTGATTCGCGGCGACCCATCGCGGCGCAGGGTGGCGATGGTCTTGTTGGTTCCGGAGTCGAACCGTTCGCGTACCTTCGCTGCGAGCTCTGGACTCGCAGCAACGAACTCAGCCCACGTTGCCATGCGGCTCAGAATGCTCCGCACCACCGACATCCTGCGGACCAGCGACATCGTCAGGGCGACCGACGCCCTCTGCGCCACCGACATCCTTCTGGGCACCGATATCGTCCGGGCCGCCGATACGCCCGGGCGCGGGTGCGACCGTGGTGTCGGCCTTAGCCTCGAGCTCAGGTCGGGCCACCCACATCTGGCGATGCCTGCGGATCGTTTGCCGAGTCGATTCCCATCCCCAAGTCTCCGTCGCGCCTCTCAGGCCGCGGGTCAGTGAGGCCGCCGACTTCCTGCCCCAGCTGCCCGTCGTCTGGCTCAGCCACCGTCTCATCATCGGCACCCTGTTCGTTGGCCGGTGCACCTTCCTCGGGTGCCCCTGTGTCCTCACTCATGGTGCGCTCCTAGAACGCGCGTTGTGTGCTCCTAGTTGAACGCATGTCGCGACGGCGGCAGCCCGGTGTTCGGGTCGGTGCGCGTCTCAAGCGGGCTGGGGTGCATCACCGTCAGGGGATCCTCGCCGCCTTCGTCACGCGGCGGAGCTGGTCGCTTGTCGCGTCGCTTCGCCTCAGCTTCAGCCTTCGCTGCAGCTTTGATACTCTCGTCATCCGGTTTCGGATGGTGGTGCTTGGTCATACTCAAACGCTACGCTCGCCCGCGGAACCGGGGTAGGGGTGGATTTCGGGTCGCCGAAGTGTCCTAGAACGCCGCCGAACGGGTCGGAGCGTCTCCGACTGTTCGTAAAACCGGAGGAGGGGCGACACACCGAGTCAGGATGCCACGGAAATAGGCGTGTCGCCCCCATCTCCTCTTAGCCGAACCACAGTGGCCCCGCGAACCACCGAACCACAGAACCACCGAACCCGCATCCCTGCCCTCGCGGGTGAAGCGCGCGCTACCCCT
This Salinibacterium sp. ZJ450 DNA region includes the following protein-coding sequences:
- a CDS encoding pyridoxamine 5-phosphate oxidase, which gives rise to MATWAEFVAASPELAAKVRERFDSGTNKTIATLRRDGSPRISGTELSFSDTEAHLDMMLGAKWHDLTRDPRFAVHSPTLEPPAEPTEWVGEAKMSGVVVPCDPPTEGAIPDAAYFTLDIREVVHTRVAPTGDKLLIESWHPDRGYELREH
- the mmuM gene encoding homocysteine S-methyltransferase, whose product is MTSLVDALAQGPVVLDGGLGTLLESEGHDLSSDLWSARLLVENPDAIRRAHEQFFAAGAQVAISSSYQVSFEGLARRGIGGADAERLLRLSVQLALDARPDGDRWVAASVGPYGAMRADGSEYRGDYGLTVDELRAWHRPRMRVLADSGADALAIETIPCLTEVEAVLAELHDTRHPGWLAVTAARGVLRSGESLAEAYALADAVDEVVAVGINCADPDDVAAAIDAARSVTAKRLVVYPNSGERWDAKNRAWLGDPGFSDAQVHDWIAAGARLVGGCCRVGPEQIRRIAALT